One part of the Rutidosis leptorrhynchoides isolate AG116_Rl617_1_P2 chromosome 1, CSIRO_AGI_Rlap_v1, whole genome shotgun sequence genome encodes these proteins:
- the LOC139876854 gene encoding guanylate kinase 2-like, with the protein MGEAPAFYVDDMQRNFSNGLDLKLKGFETFVVIGNKTYVIGGTDDPTSVGIRILNNLTGEWVVPTILGTKPKALKGHSCVRLNKDRILIIAHNSKSDESVWFLEVDTQFVRDQKNIFGTEVVAWSKGVIGNTERPVVISGPSGVGKGTLINMLMNDYPTMFGFSVSHTTRAPREKEQNGVHYHFTKHNVMEEEIKSGKFLEFAAVHGNLYGTSVEAVDVVADAGKRCILDIDVQGARSVRASSLDAIFIFVCPPSFEELENRLRARGTETQEQIQKRLRNAKAELEEGRTSGIFDHILVNDDLEACYERLKNILGIRESSNAAQKTSSKVFDLPTDLSLSKVDEKVIINCGPAEQKVVLDLSSIKGGAPGRTRGLDLYAVDHLTENVHGCDY; encoded by the exons ATG GGGGAAGCTCCAGCTTTCTATGTTGATGATATGCAGAGGAACTTTTCAAATGGGCTTGACCTGAAACTTAAAGGCTTCGAAACATTCGTTGTGATTGGAAACAAAACA TATGTTATTGGTGGAACTGATGATCCAACATCGGTCGGAATTCGTATCCTCAACAATTTGACCGGTGAATG GGTAGTTCCTACCATTTTAGGAACAAAACCAAAGGCTCTCAAGGGCCACTCATGTGTGCGTTTGAATAAAGATAGAATCTTGATTATAGCACACAATTCGAAATCGGATGAATCTGTTTGGTTTCTTGAG GTGGACACACAATTCGTCCGGGACCAAAAAAATATTTTTGGAACAGAAGTAGTTGCTTGGAGTAAGGGCGTGATTGGTAATACTGAGCGGCCCGTTGTGATCAGTGGGCCCTCGGGTGTGGGTAAGGGTACACTGATTAATATGTTGATGAATGATTACCCGACAATGTTTGGATTCTCGGTTAGCCACACAACTCGTGCTCCGAGGGAGAAGGAACAAAACGGAGTGCATTATCATTTCACGAAACACAATGTTATGGAAGAAGAGATTAAATCTGGAAAGTTTCTAGAATTTGCTGCAGTTCATGGTAATCTTTATGGGACTAGCGTAGAAGCCGTTGATGTAGTTGCCGATGCCGGAAAG AGATGCATACTTGATATAGATGTTCAAGGAGCAAGGTCTGTGAGGGCAAGTTCACTTGATGCTATTTTCATCTTTGTTTGCCCGCCTTCGTTTGAGGAGCTTGAGAATCGTCTTCGTGCAAG AGGAACTGAAACGCAAGAACAAATCCAGAAACGACTTAGAAATGCAAAGGCTGAGCTTGAAGAAGGACGCACATCAGGAATTTTTGATCATATTTTGGTGAACGATGATCTTGAAGCTTGTTATGAGCGACTTAAG AATATATTGGGTATTAGAGAGAGCTCGAATGCTGCCCAAAAAACAT CAAGTAAGGTGTTCGATTTGCCGACGGACCTTTCATTGTCGAAAGTTGACGAAAAGGTCATCATTAACTGTGGACCTGCTGAACAGAA GGTTGTTCTTGATCTATCTTCGATTAAAGGAGGGGCACCTGGTCGGACTAGAGGATTAGATCTGTATGCTGTTGATCATCTTACAGAAAATGTACACGGATGCGATTACTAA